In the genome of Triticum urartu cultivar G1812 chromosome 5, Tu2.1, whole genome shotgun sequence, one region contains:
- the LOC125509209 gene encoding uncharacterized protein LOC125509209, with the protein MCMHVKVLESQWVDLAIVRKRPDVFEGVLELLESKGLMDIISFKQDWCAELIMQFYATCYFGNDPDRTVFWMTDGTQYKFTYDEWAEILGLDGFNAPRKKLHETGSSVKVDGLALLYPPQTPSSEFGLASLMLPKYFHIHKILRPVFIGKGGDKGRMWDYALDIMHFMAQSEKFHIFDYIYNEIRRATLVKRSLPYAPFIMALIVSSATHLGEIHMECKHNPYKPRVGEVDKVRLAKATEPAFTSSSHAAPPKKVSKWQKFVSQGFLACFTSARNNALEIEQLNHHHNSKYIALKAQLRDTGATLSPDSELALALGRLSDVPFPRTGFEEYFEPLQSDDSVDAMAE; encoded by the coding sequence ATGTGCATGCATGTGAAAGTTCTTGAGTCTCAATGGGTGGATCTTGCTATTGTCAGGAAGAGGCCCGATGTCTTCGAGGGCGTGCTTGAGCTTCTCGAGTCCAAGGGACTCATGGATATCATTTCCTTTAAGCAGGATTGGTGTGCTGAGTTGATCATGCAGTTCTATGCAACTTGCTATTTTGGCAATGATCCCGATCGTACGGTGTTTTGGATGACTGATGGTACCCAATACAAATTCACCTATGATGAGTGGGCTGAGATTCTTGGACTAGATGGTTTTAATGCCCCCAGAAAGAAGCTTCATGAAACCGGCTCCTCAGTGAAGGTTGATGGTCTTGCATTACTTTATCCTCCACAGACTCCTTCATCTGAGTTTGGCCTTGCTTCCCTGATGCTTCCCAAATACTTTCACATTCATAAGATTCTGAGGCCGGTTTTTATTGGTAAAGGAGGAGACAAAGGCCGGATGTGGGACTACGCCCTGGATATAATGCATTTCATGGCCCAATCTGAAAAGTTCCATATCTTTGACTATATCTACAATGAGATTCGCAGGGCTACACTTGTCAAACGCTCTCTCCCATATGCCCCGTTCATTATGGCTCTCATTGTATCCTCTGCAACCCACCTGGGAGAGATTCACATGGAATGTAAGCACAATCCTTACAAGCCCCGGGTCGGTGAGGTTGACAAGGTCAGGCTCGCCAAGGCGACGGAGCCCGCTTTCACCAGTTCCTCTCATGCTGCTCCTCCCAAGAAAGTCTCCAAGTGGCAGAAGTTTGTTTCTCAAGGATTTTTGGCCTGTTTCACAAGTGCCCGCAACAATGCACTCGAAATTGAGCAGCTCAATCACCATCACAACTCCAAGTACATCGCGCTCAAGGCCCAGCTTCGTGACACCGGCGCTACACTCTCTCCCGACTCCGAGCTTGCCCTCGCTCTGGGTCGTCTGTCCGATGTCCCTTTCCCTCGTACTGGGTTTGAGGAGTACTTTGAGCCTCTACAGTCTGATGATTCCGTGGATGCTATGGCGGAGTGA